The following are encoded together in the Pleurocapsa sp. FMAR1 genome:
- a CDS encoding glycosyltransferase translates to MKKAKEKGKKFINKVRHPRQASQQQQQAGPSQQPPQQAGPSQQPPQYLQAMQSSTLGKEDTSDLPAGGSPIPQNLHFFWKGESPGRENQEWPHLQQWGNMGEKSAGWNKTLWTDSPSINEWQENHRDKLKELEKMNVNVKPVEEEIDPKNKHVYDYAVNHNARTMASDVARYSVLKNHGGIYADLDIAPGNLSLPNYADQEGKEMLSSGRLPL, encoded by the coding sequence ATGAAAAAAGCGAAAGAAAAAGGGAAAAAGTTTATTAATAAAGTACGCCATCCGCGACAGGCTAGTCAGCAGCAGCAACAAGCAGGACCATCCCAGCAGCCACCGCAGCAAGCAGGACCGTCCCAGCAGCCACCGCAGTATCTGCAAGCCATGCAGTCCTCTACTTTGGGCAAGGAAGACACAAGCGATCTCCCAGCGGGAGGTTCTCCAATACCTCAAAATCTGCATTTTTTCTGGAAAGGAGAGTCACCTGGAAGGGAGAATCAAGAATGGCCGCACCTACAGCAATGGGGAAATATGGGAGAAAAATCAGCTGGATGGAATAAGACCCTCTGGACCGATAGTCCTAGCATCAATGAATGGCAGGAAAATCATCGAGACAAGCTGAAAGAACTAGAGAAAATGAATGTTAACGTTAAACCAGTAGAGGAAGAAATAGACCCAAAAAATAAACATGTTTATGACTATGCGGTGAACCATAATGCTAGGACGATGGCATCAGACGTGGCAAGGTATAGCGTCTTAAAAAACCATGGCGGAATCTATGCTGACTTAGACATAGCACCAGGCAACTTATCTCTACCTAATTATGCAGACCAGGAGGGAAAGGAGATGCTAAGTTCGGGGAGATTACCACTTTGA
- a CDS encoding DDE-type integrase/transposase/recombinase, with amino-acid sequence MLSAIRSKLAAKRFFKKMLKAKYIGQLRVINLDKNPAYPFAIEELKVEKVLDKKGKIRQVKYLNNLVEQDHRGVKKITNATLGYKSFYTAGKTIRGIKIMRMIDKGQVKGVNKNDVIMQNKFVASLFEIAV; translated from the coding sequence ATGCTCAGTGCCATAAGAAGCAAGCTCGCTGCTAAAAGATTTTTCAAAAAGATGCTCAAAGCCAAATACATTGGGCAGCTAAGAGTGATTAATCTAGATAAAAATCCTGCTTATCCTTTTGCTATTGAAGAGTTAAAAGTAGAAAAGGTATTAGATAAAAAAGGTAAAATAAGGCAAGTAAAATACCTAAATAATCTAGTGGAACAAGACCATAGAGGAGTCAAAAAAATTACCAATGCTACTTTAGGATATAAATCATTTTATACAGCAGGGAAAACAATTAGAGGTATTAAAATTATGCGAATGATTGATAAAGGTCAAGTGAAAGGAGTTAACAAAAATGACGTCATCATGCAAAACAAATTTGTAGCGTCTCTCTTTGAAATTGCTGTCTAA
- a CDS encoding alpha/beta fold hydrolase: MRAKIRDTEIYFDIVGAGLVADGAQWQSQPVAFIIHGGPGGDHTPDKPTFSPLSHKLQLVYFDHRGQGRSARGAKETYTLDNNVEDMEALRQYLGVDKIIVLGTSYGGMVALTYAIRYPQYVSHLIVVSTVADSRFLIRAQEILAERGTEEQKAIAQRLWDGAFENEEQLREFFQVMMPLYSFTYNPNSPQPASPPMTLSPDATNVAFGGFLRCYSLLDQLHKITSPTLVIGGRHDWICPPEFSEEIASKIPNADLRIFNNSSHLIRVDEPEALRDTIAGFLVYKQ, from the coding sequence ATGCGAGCCAAGATCCGAGATACAGAGATTTACTTTGATATTGTCGGCGCGGGATTAGTGGCAGATGGAGCGCAATGGCAATCGCAGCCCGTCGCTTTCATCATTCACGGTGGACCTGGTGGCGACCATACACCGGATAAACCGACCTTCTCACCGCTCAGCCACAAGCTGCAACTAGTCTATTTCGACCATCGCGGGCAAGGGCGGTCAGCACGGGGAGCCAAGGAAACCTACACTTTAGACAATAATGTCGAAGACATGGAGGCCCTACGCCAATATCTGGGTGTAGACAAAATTATAGTCCTTGGGACTTCCTATGGCGGCATGGTGGCGCTGACCTATGCGATTCGCTATCCCCAGTACGTCTCTCATCTGATTGTTGTCTCCACGGTGGCAGATTCCCGCTTTCTAATTCGGGCACAGGAGATTCTTGCAGAACGTGGAACAGAGGAACAAAAGGCGATCGCTCAACGACTCTGGGATGGCGCGTTTGAGAATGAAGAACAACTACGCGAGTTCTTCCAGGTGATGATGCCGCTGTACTCGTTCACCTATAATCCCAACTCACCTCAGCCAGCATCGCCCCCAATGACGCTCTCTCCTGATGCCACTAATGTTGCCTTTGGTGGGTTTCTGCGCTGTTACAGCCTGCTAGACCAGCTCCATAAAATTACATCACCCACCTTAGTGATTGGAGGGCGACATGACTGGATTTGTCCACCGGAATTCTCTGAAGAAATCGCCAGTAAAATCCCCAATGCCGATCTGCGAATCTTTAATAACAGCAGTCATTTAATTCGGGTTGATGAGCCAGAAGCGCTTAGAGATACGATCGCAGGTTTCTTGGTCTACAAACAATAG
- a CDS encoding response regulator transcription factor, which yields MRILLVEDDDRIAKPLAEGFKNEYYVVEIATDGLSGWEYAQGAEFEMILLDLMLPKLDGITLCKRLKEAKSKASIFMLTAKDTTDDNVIGLDAGADDYLVKPFRLKELAARVRALSCRSYELKPQVLSYEELQLNPSTGEVTYENNLLSLTPKKYLILEYFLRHPQQILTRSAILDKLWEFDNLSGEGTIKTHITNLRSKLKAAGSKNKLIEMVYGISYRLSSL from the coding sequence ATGAGAATTTTATTAGTAGAAGATGACGATCGCATTGCCAAACCTTTAGCAGAAGGTTTTAAAAACGAATATTACGTAGTAGAAATAGCTACCGATGGTTTGTCGGGGTGGGAATACGCTCAAGGGGCTGAGTTTGAGATGATTCTATTAGATTTGATGCTGCCAAAATTAGACGGCATTACCTTATGTAAGCGGTTAAAAGAGGCTAAATCTAAAGCCTCAATTTTTATGCTCACAGCTAAAGATACTACCGATGACAATGTAATTGGTTTAGATGCGGGAGCAGACGACTACTTAGTAAAACCATTCAGACTCAAAGAATTAGCAGCAAGAGTTAGGGCTTTATCCTGCAGAAGCTACGAACTCAAGCCACAAGTTCTTAGCTATGAAGAATTACAGCTTAATCCTAGTACGGGGGAAGTAACCTATGAAAATAACTTGCTTTCTTTGACCCCCAAAAAATATTTAATTTTAGAATACTTTTTACGCCATCCCCAACAGATTTTAACTCGTTCGGCTATTCTCGATAAGCTGTGGGAGTTTGACAATTTATCAGGGGAAGGAACAATCAAAACTCATATTACTAACCTACGCTCAAAACTTAAAGCAGCAGGAAGTAAAAATAAATTAATCGAAATGGTTTATGGTATTAGTTATCGTTTGAGTTCGTTATAA
- a CDS encoding DesA/ISL3 alpha bundle tail domain-containing protein, which yields MREVQRLKPREKPSRPVPLVFMMTVRQAVAVWSILRYTINQSEAETKAIKLLKKQHPDLNTVISLTMDFADLVRRKAVRPRVADRRKGTRTKKQNKLAEWLKNAEESKMRAITGFATKLKDDLNAVKNGVTYQWSNKQVEEKLIDSRCS from the coding sequence TTGCGTGAGGTACAAAGACTTAAACCAAGAGAAAAACCTAGTAGACCAGTACCCCTAGTATTTATGATGACGGTACGTCAGGCAGTAGCAGTGTGGTCAATTCTACGCTATACCATCAATCAAAGTGAAGCTGAAACCAAAGCTATTAAATTACTGAAAAAACAACATCCCGATCTCAATACGGTCATTTCTTTAACAATGGATTTTGCCGATTTAGTTCGTCGAAAAGCGGTGCGACCCCGCGTCGCCGACAGGCGCAAGGGAACGCGCACCAAGAAACAAAATAAATTAGCAGAATGGTTAAAAAACGCCGAGGAAAGTAAGATGAGAGCAATTACTGGTTTTGCTACCAAACTGAAAGACGATTTAAATGCTGTCAAGAATGGAGTGACTTATCAATGGAGTAATAAGCAAGTTGAAGAAAAGTTAATCGACTCAAGATGCTCATAA
- a CDS encoding tyrosine-type recombinase/integrase, protein MKAHTRKYVKQTDLENVSPHQLRHTFCKNLVNAGVSLEKVAILAEHDNLEITQRYL, encoded by the coding sequence TTGAAAGCACATACTCGAAAATACGTTAAACAAACCGATTTAGAAAATGTTTCGCCCCATCAACTTCGACATACATTTTGTAAAAATCTTGTTAATGCAGGAGTCAGCTTAGAAAAAGTTGCTATCTTAGCAGAACATGACAACCTGGAAATCACCCAGCGTTACTTGTAG
- a CDS encoding zinc ribbon domain-containing protein, with protein sequence MIKDCCNPCGYIIDLLPLSIRKWNCPSCNSHNLRDYNSSLNILAVGQTVFACGLSQ encoded by the coding sequence ATTATCAAAGACTGTTGTAACCCATGCGGGTACATCATTGATCTACTACCTCTCTCAATCCGTAAATGGAATTGCCCTAGCTGTAATAGCCATAATCTGAGGGACTATAACAGTTCGCTCAACATTTTAGCCGTCGGGCAGACGGTGTTTGCTTGTGGACTAAGCCAATAG
- a CDS encoding AAA-like domain-containing protein, which produces MNLDRLLEIIDRQLIDNQDRPLNPTQVMILRGIWQYKTYNQMAIEADYSPGYFTTVVAPELYQRLSQLIGQRVTKKNCRLLLESYAANPANPKTKLSDQDLAKSLPNINQDRSPSYPSGSVPLDSPFYLKRLSIEEQVNREITKPGALIRIKAPKEMGKTSLLLRILDYANQQGYRTVSLNFEQADQAILSDLNQFLRWLCANISRQIQRKPMLDEYWDEDMGSKISSTLYLQDYILDSIDAPLVLALDEVNQVFEHPQVAKDFLPLLRSWYEEAKRLPVWQKLRLIVIHSTEIYVPLQLNQSPFNVGLPIHLEDFNLAEVEQLAQRYGLNWQDGVQVRQLMSMVGGHPALVSLALYHLSRQEITLRQLLETAPTAMGIYAHHLQRHWATLKKQPELEQALDVVFNASEPVTLDHILAYKLSSMGVIRQLGDKAIAGCELYRRYF; this is translated from the coding sequence ATGAACCTCGATCGCCTCCTTGAGATTATTGACCGTCAGCTTATTGACAATCAAGACCGCCCTCTTAATCCCACACAGGTTATGATTTTGCGGGGCATTTGGCAGTACAAAACTTACAATCAAATGGCGATTGAGGCAGACTATAGCCCTGGTTATTTTACTACCGTTGTTGCACCAGAATTATATCAGCGACTTTCCCAGCTCATTGGTCAACGCGTGACCAAGAAAAACTGTCGGCTATTACTAGAGTCCTATGCAGCAAACCCAGCAAACCCAAAGACAAAACTTTCAGACCAAGATCTGGCAAAATCTTTGCCTAACATTAACCAGGACAGATCACCTTCTTATCCTAGTGGCTCAGTACCTTTAGACTCTCCTTTTTATCTCAAACGCCTTTCTATCGAGGAGCAGGTTAATCGAGAAATTACGAAGCCAGGCGCATTAATCAGGATTAAAGCTCCCAAAGAAATGGGAAAAACTTCGCTGCTATTAAGAATTCTAGATTATGCCAATCAGCAGGGATACCGTACAGTTAGTTTAAACTTCGAGCAAGCTGACCAAGCAATACTCAGCGATTTGAATCAGTTTTTACGCTGGTTGTGTGCCAATATTAGTCGTCAAATTCAGCGTAAACCGATGTTAGATGAGTATTGGGATGAAGACATGGGCAGTAAAATTAGCTCCACCCTCTACTTACAAGACTACATACTAGACTCGATTGACGCTCCCTTGGTCTTAGCTTTAGATGAAGTGAATCAAGTTTTTGAGCATCCTCAAGTAGCCAAAGATTTTCTACCTTTATTGCGCTCGTGGTACGAAGAGGCAAAAAGACTACCCGTCTGGCAAAAGCTGCGTTTAATTGTAATTCACTCAACAGAAATTTACGTTCCTCTTCAGCTAAATCAGTCCCCGTTTAATGTAGGATTACCAATTCATTTAGAAGATTTTAATTTAGCAGAGGTAGAGCAGTTAGCTCAACGCTACGGACTTAACTGGCAAGATGGCGTTCAGGTTAGACAGCTAATGTCTATGGTAGGAGGACATCCTGCACTGGTTAGTTTAGCTCTTTACCATCTTAGTCGTCAGGAGATTACTCTGAGGCAACTATTAGAAACTGCTCCTACTGCTATGGGAATTTATGCTCATCACCTACAGCGTCACTGGGCAACATTGAAAAAACAGCCTGAATTAGAACAAGCTCTCGATGTGGTTTTTAATGCTAGTGAGCCTGTTACCTTAGATCATATTCTGGCTTACAAACTAAGTAGTATGGGGGTTATTAGGCAATTAGGAGATAAAGCGATCGCTGGTTGTGAATTATATCGGCGATATTTTTAA
- a CDS encoding sensor histidine kinase gives MMFQKIRYRLFLSNLLVLALVLSSSAFVVRILFIRNLKQQLTERLIAVAQGIAASSELEHGQLELQTKFSPQQLRAHQQVFQWFDTQKRLIEQQGDPNYAPTLPFNAERTVQTQSDKIKLLIVTLPIVENNSRRLIGHIRLSESLEEIDETIARLDVGLAAGAFVALFLSGLGSGWLNRQAMQPIEESFKRLKQFTADASHELRSPLMAISTNAEVALTYSDGMRKSDGEKFQAISMATDQMSQLTEDLLLLTRADKVSSFESKKIDLTTLLIGSVNLYRPQAQTKQIELKAEIENDLCLIGDEAKLARAFTNLIQNAIQYTPANGEVEVTGNRIGQELLVNIEDTGIGIASEHLDLVFDRLWRADRSRSYYKGGSGLGLAITQAIIYSHKGTITVTSQVDIGSCFTVSLPMAFTN, from the coding sequence ATGATGTTTCAAAAAATTCGCTATCGCTTATTTTTATCTAACTTACTGGTTTTGGCTCTAGTTTTGTCAAGCTCGGCTTTTGTCGTGCGTATATTGTTTATTCGTAATCTCAAACAACAGCTAACCGAACGATTAATAGCCGTAGCACAGGGAATTGCTGCCAGTTCCGAGTTAGAGCATGGACAATTGGAGTTGCAAACAAAGTTCTCTCCACAACAATTAAGAGCTCATCAGCAGGTTTTTCAATGGTTCGATACTCAGAAACGATTAATCGAACAACAGGGAGATCCCAATTATGCTCCTACTTTACCTTTTAATGCCGAGCGAACAGTTCAAACTCAAAGCGATAAAATTAAGCTTCTGATAGTAACTTTGCCGATCGTTGAAAACAATAGTAGGCGGTTAATCGGTCATATTCGCCTCAGCGAATCTTTAGAAGAAATAGACGAAACTATCGCTCGATTAGATGTGGGGTTGGCTGCTGGTGCGTTTGTTGCTCTGTTTCTTAGTGGGTTGGGTAGTGGTTGGCTCAATCGTCAGGCAATGCAGCCCATTGAAGAAAGTTTTAAACGTTTGAAGCAGTTTACCGCCGATGCTTCTCACGAACTACGAAGCCCTTTGATGGCAATTAGTACTAATGCAGAGGTAGCTTTAACCTATTCTGACGGAATGCGAAAGAGCGATGGTGAAAAATTTCAGGCAATTTCTATGGCAACCGATCAAATGTCTCAACTTACAGAAGATTTACTGTTACTAACCCGAGCCGATAAAGTCTCTAGTTTTGAATCTAAAAAGATCGATCTGACGACTCTACTTATAGGCTCAGTTAATCTATACAGACCTCAGGCACAAACCAAACAAATTGAACTCAAAGCTGAGATTGAAAATGACCTATGCTTAATTGGAGATGAAGCTAAATTGGCACGAGCCTTTACTAATCTAATTCAAAACGCGATTCAATATACTCCTGCCAATGGAGAAGTTGAAGTTACTGGTAATAGAATTGGTCAAGAACTTTTAGTAAACATAGAAGATACAGGAATAGGTATTGCATCCGAACATTTAGATTTAGTCTTCGATCGCTTGTGGCGTGCAGATCGCTCTCGTTCCTATTACAAAGGAGGTTCTGGCTTGGGATTAGCAATTACACAAGCTATTATTTATAGCCATAAAGGGACAATTACCGTTACCAGTCAAGTAGATATCGGCAGTTGTTTTACGGTAAGCCTACCTATGGCTTTTACTAACTAA
- a CDS encoding transposase: protein MELLFNRTATTLAEWLQEHPGVKIISRDRAKASKEGVSRGCPEAIQVADCFHLLQNLAQMLEVVSN, encoded by the coding sequence ATAGAATTACTTTTTAACCGCACAGCTACAACTTTAGCTGAGTGGTTACAAGAACATCCTGGAGTAAAAATTATTTCTAGAGATCGGGCGAAGGCTTCTAAAGAAGGAGTATCACGAGGATGTCCAGAGGCTATTCAGGTGGCAGACTGCTTTCACCTACTACAAAATTTAGCTCAAATGTTAGAAGTCGTGTCAAACTAA
- a CDS encoding class I SAM-dependent methyltransferase, which yields MNSPNIDTTTKPGIDEKAYQYLLSVSLREPQVLAELRQETAKLPMSMMQVSSVQGQFLSLLVQLIGAKKTLEVGVFTGYSSLATALALPEDGKIIACDVNEKFTQIAHRYWQKAGVADKIDLKIAPALDTLNRLIAQGEAGSFDFAFIDADKINYLNYYEKTLELLRPGGLIAIDNVLWWKGDLVEPELDEQAVAIADFNRKLHQDKRVTISMLPVADGLTLAVKN from the coding sequence ATGAATTCGCCAAACATTGATACGACTACCAAACCAGGAATCGACGAGAAAGCATATCAGTATCTATTGTCTGTCTCATTACGAGAACCACAAGTGTTAGCCGAACTACGTCAGGAAACTGCAAAACTCCCCATGAGTATGATGCAGGTATCTTCCGTTCAGGGGCAGTTTTTGAGTTTGTTAGTACAGTTAATTGGAGCTAAAAAAACCTTAGAGGTTGGCGTATTTACGGGTTATAGTTCCCTAGCGACAGCTTTGGCATTACCAGAGGATGGTAAAATAATTGCTTGCGATGTTAATGAAAAGTTTACGCAAATAGCTCATCGCTATTGGCAGAAAGCTGGAGTCGCCGACAAAATTGATCTAAAGATTGCACCAGCCTTGGATACTCTAAATCGCTTAATTGCCCAGGGTGAGGCTGGTAGTTTTGATTTTGCCTTTATCGATGCGGATAAAATCAATTATCTCAATTATTATGAAAAGACATTAGAGTTGCTTCGCCCTGGAGGTCTAATCGCGATTGATAATGTATTGTGGTGGAAAGGAGATCTTGTCGAGCCAGAATTAGACGAGCAGGCTGTGGCGATCGCCGATTTTAATCGAAAACTACATCAAGATAAACGAGTCACAATTAGTATGTTACCAGTTGCTGATGGTCTGACTTTGGCAGTTAAGAATTAA
- a CDS encoding carotenoid oxygenase family protein, protein MSVDVSKFRNFVNSTNLYEDVEIEGVWPENLSGHVFIVAPFHRQHDRHLFAGEGLIIRWDLESQQGRVKVHHKKLNTWDSFWHSIQSPLTEILPEAFFPARLGLIGIAEIANTAIVNMGGRLILTADAGRYWEVDPVTLETITPVGYFDEHIVSIPLSFFPLVANTAHPFYDPHTKKLITCELKSELRPGNLFTDMLSEVYVTLWDGEGTLKHWEIEGTVLDGSTHTAIVTEELIMIPDMPFQMGVATLLGVKVAPQQAYPKTQIYLVNRRDLTEKADSVPSRLITFAGDSYHFLCNYHQIEQKIYCVAVQQATISLTEAIKPSDVKHFSGDRYTSEYYGIPWMFAFDPGVLRKVIIQDAQLIAQEVFIHPGWFATMLHTADPRELFDSRGYSAIYQVYAGYYQDFICRRQYLSFRDHQNRILTDEQLPKHDLPSVLAKVPLAKNWQELTQQIKTEQEQNPHTPLSDLGKELLDFYVCPEGYILDSVQFIPQDQKGYIFATVFTPQNSQVWLFDADCLNQGPIAKLHLGKMVNFGFTLHSEYFKQIIPRESHYNVNRYLCAMRSMFKVPYEFFVHRRGDILNRKVN, encoded by the coding sequence ATGTCAGTTGACGTTAGTAAATTCCGCAATTTTGTTAATTCAACTAATCTGTATGAAGATGTTGAGATTGAGGGAGTTTGGCCAGAGAATTTATCAGGTCATGTTTTTATTGTTGCTCCTTTTCATCGACAGCACGATCGCCATTTATTTGCTGGCGAAGGTTTAATTATTAGATGGGATCTTGAGTCTCAACAGGGAAGAGTTAAAGTCCACCATAAAAAATTGAACACTTGGGATAGTTTTTGGCATTCAATACAATCTCCACTCACAGAAATACTGCCAGAAGCATTTTTTCCCGCTAGGCTTGGTCTGATCGGAATTGCGGAAATAGCAAACACCGCTATAGTCAACATGGGTGGAAGGCTGATTCTCACCGCAGATGCAGGACGTTATTGGGAAGTAGATCCAGTTACGTTGGAAACTATTACGCCTGTTGGCTACTTTGACGAACACATTGTTTCTATTCCTCTCTCATTTTTTCCTTTGGTGGCAAATACGGCACACCCTTTTTACGATCCTCATACTAAAAAACTTATTACCTGTGAATTGAAGTCAGAACTTCGTCCAGGGAATTTGTTTACAGATATGCTGAGTGAAGTCTATGTTACCCTTTGGGATGGCGAAGGCACTTTAAAACACTGGGAAATAGAAGGCACAGTTCTCGACGGTAGCACCCATACGGCAATAGTAACGGAAGAATTGATCATGATTCCCGATATGCCATTTCAGATGGGGGTAGCAACGTTATTGGGAGTAAAAGTTGCGCCTCAACAGGCTTATCCAAAAACGCAAATTTATCTAGTCAACCGCCGAGATTTGACCGAAAAGGCAGATTCTGTGCCATCACGTCTCATAACTTTTGCTGGGGACAGCTACCACTTTTTATGCAACTATCATCAGATTGAGCAGAAAATTTATTGTGTTGCCGTACAGCAAGCCACTATTAGTTTAACTGAAGCGATAAAACCCAGTGATGTCAAACACTTTAGTGGCGATCGCTATACGTCTGAATATTATGGCATACCTTGGATGTTTGCTTTTGACCCTGGAGTACTGCGTAAAGTAATAATTCAAGACGCTCAATTAATCGCCCAAGAAGTCTTTATCCATCCTGGTTGGTTTGCAACCATGCTGCACACTGCCGATCCGCGAGAGCTTTTTGATTCTAGAGGTTACTCTGCTATCTATCAAGTTTATGCAGGGTATTATCAAGATTTTATCTGTCGCCGTCAATACCTTAGTTTCCGCGATCATCAAAATAGAATTCTTACCGACGAGCAACTTCCCAAACACGATCTTCCTTCAGTTTTAGCTAAAGTCCCATTAGCCAAAAATTGGCAAGAACTTACCCAGCAAATCAAAACAGAACAAGAACAAAACCCTCATACCCCTCTGTCCGATTTAGGCAAAGAACTATTAGATTTTTACGTTTGTCCTGAAGGATATATTTTGGACAGTGTTCAATTTATTCCTCAAGACCAAAAAGGATATATTTTTGCTACTGTTTTTACTCCCCAAAATTCCCAAGTCTGGCTATTTGATGCAGATTGTCTCAACCAAGGACCTATTGCCAAACTTCATCTAGGGAAAATGGTCAATTTTGGCTTTACCTTGCATTCAGAGTATTTTAAGCAAATTATCCCCAGAGAATCTCATTACAATGTGAATAGATATTTGTGTGCTATGCGAAGTATGTTCAAAGTTCCTTACGAATTTTTTGTCCATCGACGCGGTGACATTCTTAACCGAAAAGTAAATTGA
- a CDS encoding Nif11-like leader peptide family natural product precursor, with amino-acid sequence MALDQLEAFLKKMQFEPALKNEVLATSTADDVARIALKLGFEFSGDELLRMSGKKVGRITVKKNDLPGEYWGS; translated from the coding sequence ATGGCTTTAGATCAACTCGAGGCATTTTTAAAGAAAATGCAGTTTGAACCTGCACTTAAAAATGAGGTGCTCGCAACATCAACTGCAGATGATGTTGCGCGAATAGCACTAAAGCTTGGTTTTGAATTTTCAGGTGATGAATTATTGAGAATGTCAGGTAAGAAAGTTGGCAGAATTACTGTTAAAAAAAACGATCTTCCTGGAGAGTACTGGGGGAGTTGA
- a CDS encoding COG4705 family protein: MNKKMLNRVPEVTLYFWIIKICATTVGETGADFLAFTMNFGLAATSYLMSALLAVVLWNQFRLKQYVPVSYWAVVVLVSIVGTLITDRLVDEMGVSLVTITVVFTLALLGLFAWWYVSESTLAMHSIKTTKRELFYWVAILLTFALGTAAGDLLAEGLKLGYAVSALLFASVIAIIAIAYYRFNINAVLTFWLAYVLTRPLGASIGDLLSQSVKNGGLGFGTVGTTIAFTTTIAILIVYMSIKQKRNDGQLSKLL; this comes from the coding sequence ATGAACAAAAAGATGTTGAATAGAGTTCCAGAGGTAACGCTTTATTTCTGGATTATCAAGATATGCGCCACTACCGTTGGCGAGACTGGAGCAGATTTTCTGGCATTTACGATGAATTTTGGTTTAGCAGCTACATCCTATCTGATGAGTGCCTTACTTGCAGTTGTGCTTTGGAATCAGTTTCGGCTTAAACAGTATGTACCCGTTAGTTACTGGGCTGTAGTAGTTTTAGTTAGCATCGTTGGTACATTAATTACCGATCGCCTTGTCGATGAAATGGGAGTGAGTTTAGTAACAATTACAGTTGTTTTTACTCTGGCTTTATTGGGGTTATTTGCATGGTGGTATGTCAGTGAAAGCACATTAGCGATGCACTCGATTAAAACAACCAAAAGAGAACTGTTTTACTGGGTGGCTATTTTACTAACCTTTGCCTTGGGTACAGCAGCAGGAGACTTGTTAGCAGAGGGATTGAAATTGGGGTATGCAGTGTCGGCACTTCTATTTGCCTCGGTAATTGCCATAATTGCGATCGCTTATTATCGTTTCAACATCAATGCAGTCTTAACCTTTTGGCTGGCTTATGTTTTGACTCGCCCGTTAGGCGCATCTATTGGCGATTTATTATCTCAATCAGTAAAAAATGGTGGACTGGGTTTCGGTACGGTGGGAACTACCATCGCTTTTACTACAACGATCGCCATCCTGATTGTTTATATGAGCATCAAGCAAAAAAGAAACGACGGGCAATTATCAAAGCTCCTATAA
- a CDS encoding helix-turn-helix domain-containing protein yields the protein MAGVYHLNILETEAELKQLLRKEKTGSGKERIQLLYLLKSQKAKTITQAAEFLGRHRVTLQDWLAKYRQGGLKN from the coding sequence ATGGCAGGAGTCTATCACTTAAATATTCTAGAAACCGAAGCAGAACTCAAGCAACTATTAAGAAAAGAAAAAACAGGCTCAGGAAAAGAAAGAATCCAACTACTTTATCTGCTTAAAAGTCAAAAAGCTAAAACTATTACTCAAGCTGCAGAATTTTTAGGAAGACATCGAGTCACTTTACAAGATTGGTTAGCTAAATATCGTCAAGGAGGACTAAAAAATTAG